A part of Streptomyces sp. NBC_01235 genomic DNA contains:
- a CDS encoding dihydrofolate reductase family protein codes for MRKLTYFIACSVDGFIGDVTGDATAMFSYLDEEFLDFLKAEYPETMPTRGRGPLGFDDLPNRRFDTIIQGRASYDLALKEGNPSPYAHLRQYVASRTLGTSPSPDVEIVADGLLDKVRELKAEDGGLDIYLCGGSRLAGELFDEIDELVIKTYPIVYGTGMPMFGAGFDVARFTFGGVRSFGNGAVVRTYGRER; via the coding sequence TTGCGAAAGCTCACGTATTTCATCGCCTGCTCCGTCGACGGCTTCATCGGGGACGTGACCGGCGACGCCACGGCGATGTTCTCCTACCTCGACGAGGAGTTCCTCGACTTCCTCAAGGCGGAGTACCCGGAGACCATGCCGACCCGCGGCCGCGGCCCCCTCGGCTTCGACGACCTGCCGAACCGGCGGTTCGACACGATCATCCAGGGCCGGGCCAGCTACGACCTCGCGCTCAAGGAGGGCAATCCCAGCCCGTACGCCCACCTGCGCCAGTACGTCGCCTCCCGCACCCTCGGCACGTCGCCCTCCCCGGACGTCGAGATCGTCGCCGACGGCCTGCTCGACAAGGTCCGCGAACTCAAGGCGGAGGACGGCGGCCTCGACATCTACCTGTGCGGCGGCTCCCGCCTCGCGGGCGAGCTGTTCGACGAGATCGACGAACTCGTGATCAAGACGTACCCGATCGTCTACGGCACCGGCATGCCCATGTTCGGCGCCGGCTTCGACGTCGCCCGCTTCACCTTCGGCGGCGTGCGCTCCTTCGGCAACGGCGCGGTGGTGCGGACGTACGGCAGGGAACGCTGA
- a CDS encoding family 2 encapsulin nanocompartment cargo protein polyprenyl transferase, which translates to MSRGDGGPGPAGEHEAAVILERSRASVDPELRAAIDSLPGSLRRIALYHFGWEHPDGTPAAGNAGKAIRPALVLAAASAFGGPAAREAAVRAAAAVELVHNFTLLHDDVMDRDATRRHRPTAWTMFGDADAILAGDALQALALGLLAGDPHPASPAAAARVAACVVELCAGQQADTAMEKRGPAEITLDEVLVMAEAKTGALLGCACAVGALYAGAAEEDVEALDAFGREAGLAFQLIDDVIGIWGDPRHTGKPAGADLAVRKKSLPVVAALTSGTPAAGELAELYAAPYEPADLDRTTLAVERAGGRAWAQDQAADRMSRAMHELARALPDPESAGGLLALAEFVTRRSN; encoded by the coding sequence GTGAGTCGGGGCGACGGCGGTCCGGGGCCGGCCGGCGAGCACGAGGCGGCGGTGATCCTGGAGCGGTCGCGGGCCTCGGTCGACCCCGAACTGCGGGCGGCGATCGACTCGTTGCCCGGCTCGCTGCGCCGGATCGCGCTCTACCACTTCGGCTGGGAACACCCGGACGGCACCCCGGCGGCGGGCAACGCGGGCAAGGCGATCCGCCCGGCCCTGGTACTCGCCGCGGCCTCCGCGTTCGGCGGTCCGGCGGCCCGCGAGGCGGCCGTCCGGGCGGCCGCGGCGGTCGAACTGGTCCACAACTTCACGCTGTTGCACGACGACGTGATGGACCGGGACGCCACCCGACGGCACCGCCCCACCGCCTGGACCATGTTCGGCGACGCCGACGCCATCCTCGCCGGGGACGCCCTGCAAGCCCTCGCTCTCGGGCTGCTCGCCGGGGATCCGCACCCGGCGTCCCCGGCCGCCGCCGCCCGGGTCGCGGCCTGCGTGGTCGAACTGTGCGCCGGCCAGCAGGCGGACACGGCCATGGAGAAACGCGGCCCCGCCGAGATCACCCTGGACGAGGTGCTTGTCATGGCCGAGGCCAAGACGGGCGCGCTGCTCGGCTGCGCCTGTGCCGTGGGCGCGCTGTACGCGGGAGCGGCCGAGGAGGACGTCGAGGCGCTGGACGCGTTCGGCCGGGAGGCCGGGCTCGCCTTCCAGCTCATCGACGACGTCATCGGGATATGGGGCGACCCGCGGCACACCGGCAAGCCGGCCGGCGCGGACCTCGCCGTCCGCAAGAAGTCCCTGCCGGTGGTCGCCGCGCTGACCTCCGGCACCCCGGCGGCCGGCGAACTGGCCGAGCTGTACGCGGCGCCCTACGAGCCGGCCGACCTGGACCGCACGACGCTGGCTGTCGAGCGGGCGGGCGGGCGCGCCTGGGCGCAGGACCAGGCGGCCGACCGCATGTCCCGAGCGATGCACGAACTGGCCCGGGCGCTCCCGGACCCTGAGTCGGCGGGCGGCCTGCTCGCTCTCGCGGAGTTCGTGACGCGGCGCAGCAACTAG
- a CDS encoding family 2B encapsulin nanocompartment shell protein — MSVGEEVRAESGKPQQSLGTAAARNLATTTKSAPQMQEISSRWLLRNLPWVDVQGGTYRVNRRLTYAVGDGRITFVKTGDRVEVIPAELGELPALRSYEDEEVLGELAQRCQQREFGPGEVIASFGSQTEEVYLLAHGRVEKVGTGPYGDDQVLGVLADGAYFGDQALLDADAIWEYTARTATAATVLVLARQDVEQIAERADSLREHIRRLRAIPEQRTNKYGEKAVDLAAGHAGEPDIPHTFVDYDARPREYELSIAQTVLRIHSRVADLYNQPMNQTEQQLRLTVEALKERQEHELVNNREFGLLHNCEYDQRLQPHDGVPGPDDLDELLSRRRGTKMLLAHPRAIAAIGRELNRRGLVPETIDVGGNRIPTWRGVPIYPCNKIPVTEARTSSIIAMRLGEQDQGVIGLRQSGIPDEIEPSLSVRFMGINEQAIIKYLVTAYYSAAVLVPDALGVLENVEIGRWR; from the coding sequence ATGTCGGTAGGCGAAGAGGTCCGCGCGGAGTCGGGCAAGCCGCAGCAGAGTCTCGGCACGGCGGCCGCGCGGAACCTGGCCACCACGACCAAGTCCGCACCGCAGATGCAGGAGATCAGCTCCCGCTGGCTGCTGCGGAATCTGCCCTGGGTGGACGTACAGGGTGGCACTTATCGGGTCAACAGGCGCCTGACGTACGCGGTGGGCGACGGCCGCATCACGTTCGTCAAGACCGGTGACCGTGTCGAGGTCATCCCCGCCGAGCTGGGCGAACTGCCCGCGCTGCGCTCCTACGAGGACGAGGAGGTGCTCGGGGAACTCGCCCAGCGCTGCCAGCAGCGGGAGTTCGGCCCCGGCGAGGTCATCGCCTCTTTCGGCAGCCAGACCGAGGAGGTCTACCTGCTGGCGCACGGCCGCGTCGAGAAGGTCGGCACCGGCCCCTACGGCGACGACCAGGTGCTCGGAGTCCTCGCCGACGGCGCGTACTTCGGCGACCAGGCGCTGCTCGACGCCGACGCCATCTGGGAGTACACGGCACGCACGGCCACCGCGGCCACGGTGCTGGTCCTGGCCCGCCAGGACGTCGAGCAGATCGCGGAGCGCGCCGACTCCCTGCGCGAGCACATCCGGCGGCTGCGCGCGATCCCCGAGCAGCGCACCAACAAGTACGGCGAGAAGGCCGTCGACCTGGCCGCGGGCCACGCCGGCGAGCCGGACATCCCGCACACGTTCGTGGACTACGACGCCCGGCCGCGCGAGTACGAACTGAGCATCGCCCAGACGGTCCTGCGCATCCACTCGCGCGTGGCCGACCTGTACAACCAGCCCATGAACCAGACCGAGCAGCAGTTGCGGCTGACGGTCGAGGCGCTCAAGGAGCGTCAGGAGCACGAGCTCGTCAACAACCGGGAGTTCGGGCTGCTGCACAACTGCGAGTACGACCAGCGGCTCCAGCCGCACGACGGCGTGCCCGGCCCGGACGACCTGGACGAACTGCTCAGCAGGCGGCGCGGCACCAAGATGCTGCTCGCCCACCCGCGCGCGATCGCCGCGATCGGCCGTGAGCTCAACAGGCGCGGGCTCGTCCCCGAGACGATCGACGTCGGCGGCAACCGGATCCCCACCTGGCGCGGGGTCCCGATCTACCCGTGCAACAAGATCCCGGTGACCGAGGCCCGCACCAGCTCGATCATCGCGATGCGTCTGGGCGAGCAGGACCAGGGCGTCATCGGCCTGCGCCAGTCCGGCATCCCGGACGAGATCGAGCCCAGCCTGTCCGTGCGGTTCATGGGCATCAACGAACAGGCCATCATCAAGTACCTGGTCACGGCCTACTACTCGGCCGCGGTCCTGGTGCCGGACGCGCTGGGCGTTCTGGAGAACGTCGAGATCGGCCGCTGGCGGTGA
- a CDS encoding TetR/AcrR family transcriptional regulator, with translation MAGNPERRAALVDAGVEVLAREGARGLTFRAVDAAAGVPVGTASNYFTGRDDLLRQIDARLHVRLAPDPEVLGRLMAQPRDRSLVTAFMHDLMARATGDRTGYLALLEMRLEATRRPELRASFTTSVRGDLQHGMDFHRDTGLPGGDETVVVLYLAMLGLILEHLTLPGVLDGVLPGVGVPEGLVERIVATVVPDRGEEPS, from the coding sequence ATGGCCGGAAATCCGGAGCGCCGGGCGGCCCTGGTCGACGCCGGGGTCGAGGTGCTCGCCCGCGAGGGCGCGCGGGGGCTGACCTTCCGTGCGGTGGACGCGGCGGCAGGGGTGCCGGTGGGCACCGCCTCCAACTACTTCACCGGGCGCGACGACCTGCTGCGGCAGATCGACGCCCGGCTGCACGTCCGGCTGGCGCCCGACCCCGAGGTGCTCGGCAGGCTGATGGCCCAGCCGCGGGACCGCTCCCTGGTCACGGCGTTCATGCACGACCTGATGGCCCGCGCGACCGGCGACCGGACCGGCTATCTCGCCCTGCTGGAGATGCGCCTCGAAGCCACCCGGCGCCCCGAACTACGTGCCTCCTTCACCACGTCGGTGCGCGGTGACCTCCAGCACGGCATGGACTTCCACCGCGACACGGGCCTGCCCGGCGGCGACGAGACCGTGGTCGTGCTCTACCTCGCGATGCTCGGGCTGATCCTGGAGCACCTGACCCTGCCGGGCGTCCTGGACGGCGTCCTGCCCGGAGTGGGGGTGCCGGAGGGGCTGGTGGAGAGGATCGTGGCGACGGTGGTGCCGGACCGGGGCGAGGAACCCTCGTAG